TCGGTAACGCTGCGGCTTTCCTCTGTAGTGATTTATCCAGTGGTATTACGGGCCAAATCCTGTATGTCGATTCGGGTTATTGCATCATGGGAATGTAGGATGTTGACTGTTGGCTGTTGACTGTTGACTGTTGACTGTTGACTGTTGGCTGTTGACTGTTGACTGTTGGCTGTTGACTGTTGACTGTTGACTGTTGACTGTTGGCTGTTGACTGTTGACTGTTGACTGTTGACTGTTGACTGTTGACTGTTGGTGCGTGCGCTATCGCTTACGCACCCTACAATTTCCCTCCTGTTCCCTGTTCCCTGATTATGCAAATTAGCGATCGCTCTTCTATTACTAACTCAAATTCTAATTTAGATGTTCTTCCTAGAATTGCAACGGTACACCGAAAAACGGGAGAAACGGATGTTAATGTTACTGTTAATTTAGATGGAACTGGAGCCTGTAATGTGTCTACAGGAGTTCCATTTTTAGATCATATGTTGCATCAAATTTCGTCTCACGGGTTAATTGATTTAGATATTCAAGCCACTGGAGATATTGAAATTGATGATCATCATACTAATGAAGATGTGGGAATTACATTGGGTTTAGCGTTTGCTAAAGCGTTAGGCGATCGCAAAGGAATTGTTCGGTTTGGTCATTTTATCGCCCCTTTAGATGAAGCCTTAGTTCAAGTTGCTTTAGATTTTTCCGGTCGTCCTCATCTAACGTATGGGTTAGAAATTCCGACGCAACGAGTCGGAACTTATGATACTCAATTAGTCCGAGAATTTTTTGTGGCTATTGTTAATAATAGTCAAATGACCTTACATTTACGTCAATTAGATGGAATTAATTCCCATCATATTATTGAAGCTGGCTTTAAAGCTTTTGCGAGAGCGTTAAGAATGGCGGTTGAAANAGCGGCATTTTTTAATTCTTGTAAATTCATGGTTGATTTTTCCTCTTTGTTTATTCAATTATATCTTAATTCAGAAACCACCCCTACAAATAATTTTAAATAGATTTTAATAAAGTTTAATTTAAGATAAACGAGCTAATACTTCTCCTGCGGATAAAATAGTAATCGGGGAGTTAACAAAAGGTTCTCGCTCTAGTAAATGATCAAGAATAATATTAGTATCTAGCAGCACTCTCATTTTAAATATTTCTCCGTCAAGTATTCTTCTTTTAGCGTTTCTCCCTCAATATCATTAGGTGGAGCTATATCTGTTTTTAAAATTCCCCGCAGACGTTCTGTAATTCCATCAGGAACATCAGGACGAGGACGCAATTCTTGAGACAATGAATGAATAATAGACTCTACCAGTAATAACCGTTCATGAACNTAAAGGCGTTTTGTAATTTTGTTGACGGTTGACGGTTGGCTGTTGACGGTTGAGAAATTATGCTACGGTTAGACTATCCTGATTATTGTTTTGATTGAAGTTATGGTTTCTCAACCTGCAACTGTCAACCTAACGGAAATTATCTATCCCGAAAGTGATGGAAAACCGATGGCAAATAACACAGAACAATTTAACTGGATTGTGGCAATTGAACAGAATTTAGAATGGTTATTTGCTGATAATTCTAATGTATTTGTAGCGGGAGATTTATTCTGGTATCCGGTGGAAGGAAAACCGCATATTGTTAACGCACCGGATGTTTTAGTGGTATTGGGAAGACCCAAAGGAAAACGAGGTTCCTATTTACAATGGAAAGAAGACGGAATTTCCCCTAGCGAGTGGGGAGCTATTTTAGTATTATAGAGATAGAGTTTTTAAATTGGCAATTGGCTTTCAATCGATTTTATATGGCTAATGAAATTTCTAGTACAGAACCAGATTGGGAACGGGAAAAATTAAAACAATGGTGGTCTCCTAGCCGTCAACTACTGAAATCAATACGTCAATATCAAAAGTGGAAATCCTATGGCGGGTTATTGGGTGACTTATTCTGTGCTTGGAATGTCCTTAATTACCGATTTTGGAGTTGTGTAACTGGAGCGGATATTCCTTTAAACTGCCAAATTCAGGGGGGGTTACTTATAATTCATCCCAATGGAATTGTGATTCATCCTAGCGCAATGATCGGGCCTAATTGTTTGATTTTGCAACAAGTAACTATTGTGGGAGGAGTAAAAATCGGAGGTCATGTTGATATTGGCGCCGGTGCGAAAATTATACGGCCTGTCAGTATTGGAGATCATGCCAAAATAGGAGCAAATGCAGTGGTTCTTTGTGATATTCCCCCTGGTGCTACTGCGGTGGGAATACCAGCTAAAGTGATTGAAAAACCTCAATAACTAGAAAATATAACTTAGGGCTTGCTGAATTATATTAACGTAATTAAGCATAATTAAGAGTTAAAACTCGCTAAGATTAAGGTTAGATCATCATCGGTTCGTCCGGTTACACGAGGCGATCGCAAAAACCCGATTAATTGTTCCTGAGCATCAATTTCATCGGTGATGGTTTCTACAAATTTAAACAGAGGAGAAAAGAAGGGATGATGGGGTTTTCCTTCGGGCATTTTTAAGGCTAACATTTGTAAGCCATCGGAAAAAGCAGCTAAATATTTAGGTTGTCCTGACCAGAGGTTAAATTGGGCATTTTCAACCGCATTAGGAGAAACTAAAAAGACTGTTTCGTTCAGATATTCTCCACTGGTAGGTATGGTTAATTCCAGAATAGTTCCATTCTTATCTTCCACAACAATAGCCCCATCTCCTACTTGAGCAACGGCGACTAATTTCGGTGTTGCTATGCCTATAATTAAGGTAGTTGCTAACTCTCGAATTTCCGTTTCTTGGGTAACAGATTCCGACTCAATAGCCACCTTAGCATTATTTAAAGCCTCTTTTAAATACTCTTGCCAAGGGATATTTTCAGTATTAATATCACCTAAATTGATCTGTTTTTCCAGAGTTTCTAACGCTATTTTGACAGCAATATTTGCCCCCAAATCTGCTAATTTTGCCGAACCCGCCCCATCTGCAACCGCCAGAATTATCAAATCTGGGGATAACTGTTTAAAACCGTGAGCATCTTGACAGGGAAGATCCTGCTTTTCATGACTTTTTCCTGTCACTGATGCTGATATAATTTTCCAATTACAAACCTGATTCATTATTAATGATTAACTTGTTTAAACACTCACATTTTCTATTCTTAAACTGTTCCCCATCCCGGCGGGGGTAAAGCCACCTGTTCATCGACTTTAGAATGAGAAACTGTTTGCATACTTGTTGATAACCAAATAAACATTTCTCGAAAGTCTAACCCCTTCAATTTTAACGGGGTTCTCTGGACAATTTGAGCCAACCGATCTAAATTTGCCCCTTCTACGCCAACGGCAAAAAATGCGACCTGTTTTTTCAATTCTTCCTCTTGAATGCGTCTAGTAGCTTGTTCTGTCACCCGGTCAGCTTCTCCTTGAGGTTCACCATCGGTAATCATAAACACCCAAGGACGATAATAGGTAATCCCATTATTCCGATATTCTGATTTTCTCGCCGCTACTAAATCTAACGCTTGGCTAATAGCAGTCCCCATAAAGGTTTGACCTTGAGCAGTTAATACTGGAGGTTCAAACTGATCGGCGGTAACGAAATCCTGTACAATTTTAACTTGATTATCAAAGGAAATAATCGCCACTTCTACTCGTTTTTTAGCGAGTTCATCCCGAATTAAATCATTTCTAAACGCCATCAGTCCATCGTTTAAGGCGTCAATGGGAACCCCTTGCATCGATGCGGAGGTATCCAACAACAGCACACAGGGACACCGAGGTTCTGGATTTTCTGCAAATTCAACCGCTTCTTCTAATCTCATGATGGTTTAATTATATCGTTGCTATTACTAGGATACTATCTCTTGTTCCTTTATTGATAGTTTCAATAGATAGAAATATAGTCAAGATTTATTTCCAATCTTCCCAAGACTGATTAAAAATCGACATTCCTGGGAATAAAATCGGATTATTATTGCTTTCTAATAACCGTTGTAACTCCTCTAATAAGGGTTCACGGTAGGGTAAATTATCCACTAATTGATAGGGAAAAAGTTGTTTTTCTAAGCTAAAGGCTGCGGTTGTTCCCGTCGCCGCCCCAACAGACCATTCAAAGGAATGAACCCGATAAGCCGCCGCCGCAATATGAGTGGTAGCGATACTTTTTCCCGCTACTAATAGATTATCAATTTTTTGCGGAATCATGGCTCTTAACGGAATTTGAAACGGATAAGCTTGTCCTTGTCCTCGACGTTCTCCTTCCCGTTCTGTATTCCCTGGAATTTCCGGTGGACTTTGGGTTAAACAGGGGTGAAAATCAATCGCATAATGACCAATTCCAACGGTATCTGCATAAATTGTAGCCCTAGAACGGGGTTGAATATCAGCAATTGTTTCTTGTCCTGAAAGCACGGGTAAACTATCTAATCCTCCTAAGTTTAACCAAAGTAAACGATAGGCTTCTGGGGTTAAATTATCACTATACCAATCTTGGCGAAAGTTATTTCGAGAAATATCAATTTCTGATACCATAAATCCATCTTTATAACCATAAGCGGGACGACCAATAATTCTCCTTCCTTCTCGCATATAGGGATATTTAGATAAGCCATGAACGGTTCCCATTGGAGAGTTTAAGCCGAATAAATAGCGATAATTGGGATGTTTTTCTTTAACACCTTCACCCAGTTGGGAGTCTGTTGTTCCTGCTACTAACCAATAGAAAAAACCTAAAGCATTTTCTTCCCCTTTTCTTAAAGTTTCTGTTCTTAACCCGCCTTTCCAGCCATCGGGTTGCCGTTGACCTGTTGCTTCTAATTGCGATTGTGTTAATATTAAATTATCCTGCGATGTTCCGGGTCGATAATCATTTCCCCATGTCCAATTTTGCATGGAAATATCCCCTGGATAAATCGGCCATTCACGGGGATTCGTAGAGCGTTTTTGTTTGGGTTTTATACTATGAATTCGCCGATAGGTATAGACTAAATTAAAATTTGCTAATCGGGGTAATTCATAACTATAATAAGGTGCATATTGTTCATAGAAGGAGGGTTTTTCGTGGGTTTGGGGATCGGCGGTTGCTTCCATTGCAAAGGTATAGGTAAACCCTTGAGTACAATAGGGATCTCCGGTTAGACTTGATGCAGTAGGTTCTTGAGGTGAACGGGGATCAATTCCGAGTTGATGCGGAATATTAGTTAATCCAATAATTTCTCCGGTTTCTGTCGCTTCAATAATATACCAATCTGCTCCTTGATTGGCTTTGATTTTAGAGGTAAATCGAATAATATTTTTATCAAATCGTTGAGAATTGTTATAATTATAAGCATCATCAATAATCTCAGATAAGGGTTCTGTATTTAAGGGCGGTGTTCCGGGTGCAGGTTGATGTTGAATAGCGATCGCTTCAGTAATTTGATTATCAATAATAGTCATATCTTTAATGACTGTGGAAGGAAACCATTGTAACCTTCCTTTCCCTTTCTTTTCGGCTTGTTTGAACATTTTTAATAATATTTCATTCCCGGCTTCTGGCATAAAACAGGCTTCACTGACCCAACAAGCGCCGGGGTTTAGGAGTCCATATTTATTTTCAATTCCTGCTCGTAATTCTAAATATCCTCTGGGATATAATAAAAGCGATCGTTGAGTCGGTCGTTCATCTAATGCGGAGGTTCCTTGGGCGGAAATTTGACCCCCTACCCAGTCGGTAATTTCCGTTAAACAAACGGTTTTTCCGGCGAGTAACCCTTCATAAGCAGCAGCGCTTCCCGCTAGTCCTCCTCCAACAATTAACAAATCACATTCTACTTTTTGATCAATGCGAGGTGGTGTTGCTAAGGCTAGGGATAAACTTGGATAAAACGAAATTATGCTAACGATGAAACTGATCATCAATTTAGAGGTAATTTTAGTCATATTTGAGCCAAATTTCACACAAATTTAAGGAATTTATCATTTTTCAATATTAAAAAAACTGGGTTTCTGGTTTGAGATTTATTCCTGAATATTGTCCAATAGACAAGATTAAATTCTCATTTCTAACCTAACTGCAATTAAGATCTATAAAATGGAAGGTCATACCTTGAACCGGGTTAAAACCCTAGTGTAATTTTCGGTATTAAATGCTCTGTCCCTCACCCTGATTATGATTGAACTTCTGGCGGTGCTATCTGCTTCAGCCGCAGCAGGATTAAGAATAGCTTTACCCTTGCTGGTCATTGGTTTATTGCAAACTGATTTATGGTCGCGTGTACCCTTTTTATCTCGATTTTCACCGCAGGTTGTTATCGGGGTTCTTGTCAGTTGGTCATTATTTGAAATTTTTGCTTCAAAAAAACTACTGGGACAGCGTATTTTACAAATAATACAATTACTATTTAGCCCCTTTGTGGGTGCTATCATGGGTTTAGCGATCGCAGAAGCTACTAATGTTGAACCTCGCTTATTTTGGATTATTGCAATTGTTAGCGGTTTACTGGCTCTGGTTTTACAATTAGTTCAAACAGGTTTATTTTATCGCTTACGAGGTTTGCCTGTATGGGTGATTGTTGGTCAAGATATTCTCTGTGTTTTCTTAGTCATTTTTGCTTTTGATGCTCCTCAACAGGGAGGGTTAATTGCTTTATTATTATTGTGGCTTTCCATTCGGATTTCTAAAGAATGGTATCGCTGGTACAAAAAACAAGGCAACGCTGGAGAACGCAACCCCCGACGTTATAAACGGGAACCGGATTAACAGGGATGTGGAACAGGCATCTTGCCTGTTCCACAACAGGTTTGATCCTCCTACAGCAAGCCGATGAAATGTAGGGGGCCTTGTCCGGTAATTATTTCTAATAATAAGCCGATCATTCCTAACATAGCTAACCGACCATTCCAAACTTCGGCGGTGGTTGTCAGTCCCCATTCCCAACGTTCTTGAGGATACATCTTGGTTTGTTTACCCGGATGTACCACATCAGAGAACTTAATATTAGGAGAATCTAAAGCTTCTATTACCATTTCTGCTAAATCATTAATAAATACCGGATGGGTATTTAAGGCCGGAACACGATGGAATTTTTCAATACCACATTCTTCCGCCAGTTCCCGATATTCCATATCAATTTCTTCTAAAGTTTCGATATGTTCAGAAACAAAACTAATCGGAACAACCACTATTTCTTTAACCCCTTGTTCTGCCAATTCAGGAATAGCCTCATCTGTATAAGGTTTCAACCATTCCACAGGGCCAACTCGACTTTGATAAGCTAAAACATGGGGGTTAGGACGGTTTAAGGTCTGCATAATTGCAGCCGTACACCCTTCAATTTCATCTCGGTAAGGATCTCCTACTTCTTCGACATAACTAACCGGAACTCCGTGAGCACTAAAGAAAATTGGGACTTGTTCAGGCTGTTCACAATGTTCGATTTCTTGCTCAATTAATTCCACCATTGCTTGTAAATAACCGGGGCGGTTATACCAAGACGGAATCACTGTATAATCAATTTTTTGTAAACTGGGATCTTGTTCCCAAAGTTTTTCTAAAACTCGAAAACTGGAACCACTTGTACTAATTGAAAATTGCGGATATAAAGGTAAAATAACTAACTGCTCGATTTGATCGCGTTTGATTTTAGCGATCGCTTCTTCGGTAAACGGGTTCCAATAGCGCATCCCCACATACACCCGAATATCCTGGCCTTTGTCTTGTAAAGATGCTTGTAAAGCAAGAGCCTGCTCTTCTGTAATTCGCCGCAAGGGAGAACCGCCCCCAATGGCTTTATAATTTTCTTGGGATTTCTGATAGCGCAGGGTCGAAATCATCCAGGCCAGGGGTTTTTGCATCCAAACAAAAGGCAAACGGATAATTTCTGGGTCTGAAAATAGATTATACAAAAAGGGGCGAACATCTTGCAGTTGCTCTGGCCCGCCCAGATTTAGCAGTAAGACTCCGACTCGTCCCATAGCGGATACTTCCTATCCTAAGATTTGTTAACTATTTTAATAATATATTGTCCTTGTGGGTTAGTCGATCTTTTCGTTCATAAAAAATTTTCTCATTATGGCAACAATTCTCAGAAGCTTAAGTTACCGCTATCAATGGCTCTATGATACGATTTCCCGACTGGCGGCGTTAAGTGTCGGGGGAGAACGTCGGTTTCGGGAGTTACCCTTAACGGGGTTAACCGTAAACCCGGAAACTCAAATTCTGGACTTATGTTGTGGAAGTGGACAAGCAACATCGGTATTAGTTGAGTATTCCCAAAATGTTACAGGTCTGGATGCGTCTCCTCTATCCCTCAAACGCGCTAAAAATAATGTTCCTCAAGCGCAATATGTAGAAGCGTTTGCCGAAAATATGCCCTTTACTGATCACAGCTTTGATCTCGTTCACACCAGTGCTGCTTTACATGAGATGAACCCTGAACAATTGAAACAAATTCTCAATGAAGTTTATCGTGTTCTCAAACCGGGAGGAATTTTTACCCTCGTTGACTTTCATTCGCCCACTAATCCCCTATTCTGGCCAGGGGTAGCGATGTTTCTCTGGTTATTTGAAACGGAAACGGCTTGGCAACTGTTAAAAACAGATTTAGTTCAAACCCTATCACAAATTGGCTTTAATGTCAATCCCCCTCAACTTTATGCTGGCGGAAGTTTACAAGTGATTCAGGGGGTTAAACCTTAATAAAAACCGGGTTTCTTTTCAAAATTATTAATAACAAACCAAAGATTTGTATAGAAACCTGGTTTCTAATCTGGGGTGGGGTCGGTGTTTAGAAATCGGGTTTCTTTTCCAGATTATCGGTAACAAACACAAGATTTGTACAGAAACCCGATTTCTTATTCTTGGGTGGGGTTGGGCGGGTTTATCAAGGTTAATTGTAGGATGTGAAAGATGGGAGAGAACCCGCCCCTACAGATAATTTTAAATAGATTTTAATAAAGTTTAATTTAAGATAAACGAGCTAATACTTCCCCTGCGGATAAAATAGTAATCGGGGAGTTAACAAATCCTTGTAAATCACGGGTAACAATTGCATCCAAGTTTTCATTCATTGCACAAGCGAGTTGAACTGCATCTTCAAAATCGTCTAAATTTAAAGCCAGTGCTGTTTTAAGAATATCTTGATTAACAGCACAAACTTCTAATGTTAATAACAAATCAGAAACATACTGTTTACCGATTTGGGCATTTCTCTGTTTTTTGACAATATAAAAAATATCAGTTAATGTCGTTGCTGTTACATAACCGATGATTTGACCGGATCGAATTCCCTGAAATAACCGATCAGCATCTTCAAAAAAGGGCATCCTAGCCAGTAAACTATCTAAAATAATATTAGTATCTAGTAATATCCTCATTTGAGATACTTCTCCGTTAAACTTTCATCTTTTAATCTTTCTACATCTTCATCAGTTAATTCAACGTTATCCGTTTTTAAACTTCCCCGCAAACGTTCCCAAACTCCATCAGGAACATCAGGACGAGGACGCAATTCTTGAGACAATGAATGAATAATAGACTCTACCAGTAATAACCGTTCATGAACGGGAAGTTGATAAGCAGCATTTTTTAACTCTTGTAAATTCATGGTGGATTTTTCCTCTTTGTTTATTCAATTATATCTAATTTAATTTTTTACCTGTGTATAAACAGCTTCAACTCTCAATTTTTAGATCATCTTCAGAACAAATATTCCTCTTCTGTCACTCTCAGATTATCGTTTAACTAATTTTCAAGACACAGAAAAATGGTGGAAAATCATTATTAAGCTAACAATAATCGTCCTTTAGGTTCAGGAATAGAACGTCCTAACTCTTGCGCCGTTTCAATCCATTCTTGCATAATAATTTCTACATTTTCTAATGCTTCTTGATAGGTTTTTCCATCCGCAGCACATCCAGGTAATTCTGGTACTTCTGCAATGAACGCTTGATCTTCATGACTCCAATAAATCACTATTTCATATCGTAGCATTTTAATTCTTTGAGGGTTGAGACTGGATAATTTCTTGCAATTTCTGTTTAACTTCTGGTTTCACATTTAAGTCCACATCAGGATCACCCAAATATTCCTCTAGGCATTGCTCAACGGTATGTCGAATTAAATCTTGAAGTTGTTCTACAGTCAGATTACTTACTAACATTGTTAATCTCCTCATTCTTAACTGTTTGAATTAATTATATCAAAATTAAACAAAAGATTAAAATAGGCAAAAGAAGAATATTCTCCTTTTGCCTGATACCAATTAAATGAATATAAAAAAAGAGCAGTTTATAGCCTCCCAGAAATTAGTCATTCGGTGAGAGAGTTTTCTCCGCTTTGCGTTTTTCCCTCAGACGTTTCCGGTGTGCCATCGCTGCTTCTACGGGGAAACCAACAACGGGAATTACCTGATCTTGACGTTCTGCTTCTAACCGTTTCAGTTCAGTGTAATTAACCCAATGAATACAATTGACCGGACAAGTATCAATGGCTTCCTGTATTAACGCGGATGTATCGCCATCCTGTCGAAAAACACGCGCTCGACCATAATCTTCTTGAATAAAAAAAGTATTCCGAGCGACGTGGGAACAGTGTTTACACCCAATACAGGTGAGTTCATCTACATAAACCCCTTTTTGTCGTAATACACCGCCGAGTTCCGGCTCAAACCCCGAACGTTCCGGCGCATTTCGCAAAAATCCGCCCAATTCTGGTTCAAACCCAGAACGTTCAGACACGGGATCAGTTAGCGATACAGACCCATCAGACATTAGGCACTCCAGCGTTGTAAAACTAAGCGGATGGAACCATCTTGATGATTTTGTTGTTCAGAAACTTGAAACCCTTGTTTGGCGGTTTCGTTAACAACAGTTTGGTAAGCATACCGTTGAGTGATTTTGCTTAAAAACCGATCAACGGGAACTGCTTGTTGCCAAAATTGTAAATCAGCAACAAACTCATATTCTTGGCCATTCCAAGTAAAGCCTAGGTCATAACCATTTTCTTGCTCAATGACCACTTGAGCGGGACGGGTTTGACCTTGATAACCGCGCACCTCTTGAGGGCCAGCTTTCCAGTCAATGCCCAGATCGCTTAAAGCAGTTTGTAATGAGGTCAGATTCCGAATTTGGGTTTTGATTTGGCTAAAGTGTGACATAGTTGGCGATTTTTAACGAGATTTTCAGTGAACTCAAAAACAGAATTTACCAATGGCTCGAACCCACTTGGGTTGTCGCGGTCTCGGACTGTTGTTGGGTACGGGCGTAATACTCAGAAGTGGTTTCCTGAGTTAGTACGATGCCTAATTCGGCTTCGAGAGCGGCGGTTACTTCCGCACAGGAAGCCCCAAC
This genomic window from Planktothrix serta PCC 8927 contains:
- a CDS encoding ferredoxin, whose protein sequence is MSDGSVSLTDPVSERSGFEPELGGFLRNAPERSGFEPELGGVLRQKGVYVDELTCIGCKHCSHVARNTFFIQEDYGRARVFRQDGDTSALIQEAIDTCPVNCIHWVNYTELKRLEAERQDQVIPVVGFPVEAAMAHRKRLREKRKAEKTLSPND
- the hisB gene encoding imidazoleglycerol-phosphate dehydratase HisB, whose amino-acid sequence is MQISDRSSITNSNSNLDVLPRIATVHRKTGETDVNVTVNLDGTGACNVSTGVPFLDHMLHQISSHGLIDLDIQATGDIEIDDHHTNEDVGITLGLAFAKALGDRKGIVRFGHFIAPLDEALVQVALDFSGRPHLTYGLEIPTQRVGTYDTQLVREFFVAIVNNSQMTLHLRQLDGINSHHIIEAGFKAFARALRMAVEXAAFFNSCKFMVDFSSLFIQLYLNSETTPTNNFK
- a CDS encoding FAD-dependent oxidoreductase, whose product is MTKITSKLMISFIVSIISFYPSLSLALATPPRIDQKVECDLLIVGGGLAGSAAAYEGLLAGKTVCLTEITDWVGGQISAQGTSALDERPTQRSLLLYPRGYLELRAGIENKYGLLNPGACWVSEACFMPEAGNEILLKMFKQAEKKGKGRLQWFPSTVIKDMTIIDNQITEAIAIQHQPAPGTPPLNTEPLSEIIDDAYNYNNSQRFDKNIIRFTSKIKANQGADWYIIEATETGEIIGLTNIPHQLGIDPRSPQEPTASSLTGDPYCTQGFTYTFAMEATADPQTHEKPSFYEQYAPYYSYELPRLANFNLVYTYRRIHSIKPKQKRSTNPREWPIYPGDISMQNWTWGNDYRPGTSQDNLILTQSQLEATGQRQPDGWKGGLRTETLRKGEENALGFFYWLVAGTTDSQLGEGVKEKHPNYRYLFGLNSPMGTVHGLSKYPYMREGRRIIGRPAYGYKDGFMVSEIDISRNNFRQDWYSDNLTPEAYRLLWLNLGGLDSLPVLSGQETIADIQPRSRATIYADTVGIGHYAIDFHPCLTQSPPEIPGNTEREGERRGQGQAYPFQIPLRAMIPQKIDNLLVAGKSIATTHIAAAAYRVHSFEWSVGAATGTTAAFSLEKQLFPYQLVDNLPYREPLLEELQRLLESNNNPILFPGMSIFNQSWEDWK
- a CDS encoding PP2C family serine/threonine-protein phosphatase, translating into MNQVCNWKIISASVTGKSHEKQDLPCQDAHGFKQLSPDLIILAVADGAGSAKLADLGANIAVKIALETLEKQINLGDINTENIPWQEYLKEALNNAKVAIESESVTQETEIRELATTLIIGIATPKLVAVAQVGDGAIVVEDKNGTILELTIPTSGEYLNETVFLVSPNAVENAQFNLWSGQPKYLAAFSDGLQMLALKMPEGKPHHPFFSPLFKFVETITDEIDAQEQLIGFLRSPRVTGRTDDDLTLILASFNS
- a CDS encoding type II toxin-antitoxin system VapC family toxin; the protein is MRILLDTNIILDSLLARMPFFEDADRLFQGIRSGQIIGYVTATTLTDIFYIVKKQRNAQIGKQYVSDLLLTLEVCAVNQDILKTALALNLDDFEDAVQLACAMNENLDAIVTRDLQGFVNSPITILSAGEVLARLS
- a CDS encoding type II toxin-antitoxin system HicB family antitoxin, which codes for MLRYEIVIYWSHEDQAFIAEVPELPGCAADGKTYQEALENVEIIMQEWIETAQELGRSIPEPKGRLLLA
- the hemH gene encoding ferrochelatase — protein: MGRVGVLLLNLGGPEQLQDVRPFLYNLFSDPEIIRLPFVWMQKPLAWMISTLRYQKSQENYKAIGGGSPLRRITEEQALALQASLQDKGQDIRVYVGMRYWNPFTEEAIAKIKRDQIEQLVILPLYPQFSISTSGSSFRVLEKLWEQDPSLQKIDYTVIPSWYNRPGYLQAMVELIEQEIEHCEQPEQVPIFFSAHGVPVSYVEEVGDPYRDEIEGCTAAIMQTLNRPNPHVLAYQSRVGPVEWLKPYTDEAIPELAEQGVKEIVVVPISFVSEHIETLEEIDMEYRELAEECGIEKFHRVPALNTHPVFINDLAEMVIEALDSPNIKFSDVVHPGKQTKMYPQERWEWGLTTTAEVWNGRLAMLGMIGLLLEIITGQGPLHFIGLL
- a CDS encoding vWA domain-containing protein — protein: MRLEEAVEFAENPEPRCPCVLLLDTSASMQGVPIDALNDGLMAFRNDLIRDELAKKRVEVAIISFDNQVKIVQDFVTADQFEPPVLTAQGQTFMGTAISQALDLVAARKSEYRNNGITYYRPWVFMITDGEPQGEADRVTEQATRRIQEEELKKQVAFFAVGVEGANLDRLAQIVQRTPLKLKGLDFREMFIWLSTSMQTVSHSKVDEQVALPPPGWGTV
- a CDS encoding DUF2997 domain-containing protein, with product METLEFIIYPDGRVQEKVTGIVGASCAEVTAALEAELGIVLTQETTSEYYARTQQQSETATTQVGSSHW
- a CDS encoding DUF1257 domain-containing protein; the protein is MSHFSQIKTQIRNLTSLQTALSDLGIDWKAGPQEVRGYQGQTRPAQVVIEQENGYDLGFTWNGQEYEFVADLQFWQQAVPVDRFLSKITQRYAYQTVVNETAKQGFQVSEQQNHQDGSIRLVLQRWSA
- a CDS encoding serine O-acetyltransferase, producing the protein MANEISSTEPDWEREKLKQWWSPSRQLLKSIRQYQKWKSYGGLLGDLFCAWNVLNYRFWSCVTGADIPLNCQIQGGLLIIHPNGIVIHPSAMIGPNCLILQQVTIVGGVKIGGHVDIGAGAKIIRPVSIGDHAKIGANAVVLCDIPPGATAVGIPAKVIEKPQ
- a CDS encoding class I SAM-dependent methyltransferase, which encodes MATILRSLSYRYQWLYDTISRLAALSVGGERRFRELPLTGLTVNPETQILDLCCGSGQATSVLVEYSQNVTGLDASPLSLKRAKNNVPQAQYVEAFAENMPFTDHSFDLVHTSAALHEMNPEQLKQILNEVYRVLKPGGIFTLVDFHSPTNPLFWPGVAMFLWLFETETAWQLLKTDLVQTLSQIGFNVNPPQLYAGGSLQVIQGVKP
- a CDS encoding DUF4126 domain-containing protein; protein product: MIELLAVLSASAAAGLRIALPLLVIGLLQTDLWSRVPFLSRFSPQVVIGVLVSWSLFEIFASKKLLGQRILQIIQLLFSPFVGAIMGLAIAEATNVEPRLFWIIAIVSGLLALVLQLVQTGLFYRLRGLPVWVIVGQDILCVFLVIFAFDAPQQGGLIALLLLWLSIRISKEWYRWYKKQGNAGERNPRRYKREPD